GAACGCGAAGCACAATCCAGCCAAGGACAAGCTCGTGCCCATCGACCACGACGTCGTGCTCACGGCGGAGCACGCCGACAGCGTGCCCTACGAGCTCGACGCCTGGTCGGGCGAGGTGCGCCCGCTCGTCGCCTACCGCCGCGACGGCGCGCGCGTCACCGTGCGGGTGCGCCTGCAGCCGGCGCAGTCGACGGTGATCGTGCTGGCGCCCCGCGACTGGGCGGGCAGGCAGGCGCCGTCCGAGCAGGTCGTCGAGACCGACGCCGTGGCGGTGCGTGCCGCGAAACGGGGCGTCGAGCTCGTGACGGATGCCCCGGGCCGCTTCTCGGTGCGCTTCGCCGACGGTCGCACGGCGACCGCGACGGTGAAGGCGCTGCCGGCGCCGATCGAACTCACCTCGTGGACGCTCAGCGTCGAGGACTGGCAGCCCGGAGCCTCCCCGACCGAGACGGCGAAGCCGGTGGTCGAGGTGCCGCTGTCGGGCCTCGTGCCGTGGAGCGCGATCCCCGGGCTCGCCGACACCTCGGGCATCGGGCGGTACACGACGCGCGTCAAGCTCGGCAGCGACTGGAAGACGTCGGGCGCCGGCATCCGCCTCGAGCTCGGCCGGGTGGTCGACACCTTCCGGGTGCGGGTCAACGGCAAGCTCGTCGAGGACCGCGACCTCACCGACTCGACCGTCGACATCAGCGAGTTCGCCCATCCCGGCAACAACACGATCGAGGTCGAGGTGGCCTCGACGCTCATCAACCGACTGCGGGTCGTGAACCCGACGGTGTACGGCGTCGTGAAGCGGGCCGACTACGGGCTGCTCGGCCCGGTCGTGATCCGCCCCTACGGCGTGGCGGAGGTGCGCTGACCCGGGTTCGCCGGCGGCACCACGACAGGCGAGCGGATGCCGCGACCGGAGCGGTCGCGGCATCCGCTCTGCGTCTCAGCCGATCCGGTCAGCGCTCGGTGACGGCGCCGTCCCTGATGTGCAGGCGGCGTTCGGCCCGCTTCGCCACGGCGGAGTCGTGCGTCACGACGATGAGCGTGAGGCCGCGGTCGCGCCAGAGCCCCTCGAGCAGGTCCATGATGTCGTCGCGGGTCTGCTCGTCGAGGTTGCCGGTCGGTTCGTCGGCGAGCAGCACATCGGGCTCCTTCACGAGCGCCCGTGCGATCGCCACGCGCTGCTGCTGACCGCCCGACAGCTCGCTCGGAACATGGCCGCCGCGGTCGCCGAGCCCCACCGACGCGAGCGCCTCGGTCGCCCGGCGCCGCCGCTCGTCTGCCGGCACCCCGAGCGGTTCGAGGGCGGTCTCGACGTTCTCGAGCGCGGTGAGCGTGGGGATCAGGTTGAAGCCCTGGAAGACGAACCCGATCTCATTCGCGCGGATGCCGGCGAGCTTCCGATCCGGCAGGTGCGAGAGCTCTGCCTCGCCGAGCGCGACACGGCCGGTGCTGGGCCGGTCGAGTGCGCCGAGCATCTGCAGGAGCGTCGACTTGCCACCTCCGGTCGGCCCCTGGATCGCGACGAGCTGGCCCCTCGGGATCGTCAGGGAGACGTCCCGCAGCGCGGTGATGCGGCGCTTCGACTGCGCGTAGGTCTTCGACACGTGTTCGAGCGTGTACATGCTGGTTCCTTTCGTGGGGATGGCGAGCGTCACGCGACGCTGCGGAGGGCCTCGGCGGGGCGGAGCTTCGCGGCCCGCCATCCGCCGAAGGCGCCGGCGACGAGGCCGCCGGCGATCGAGAGTCCGATGGCGATCGCGATGACGCCGACGGTCACGGGGGCCTGCAGCACGACCTCGGCGGATGACGCGGCCGACGGCATCGCTCCGCCGAACCCGCCGCCCGGGCCGCCGGCCTGCATGACCATCTCTCGGCCGCCCGGGCCGCCGGCGACCACCTCGGAGCCGGAGCCGCCGCCGATCGTCGGGGCGATGAGGTTCACTGCCCAGATGCCCGCGAGGCCGAGCATGAGCCCGGCGCCGCCGCCGATGAGGCCCTGCACGAGCGACTCGCCCGTGACCTGGCCGACGATGCGGCCGTTCGACCAGCCGATCGCCTTCAGCGTTCCGAACTCGCGGGTACGCCGGGTCACGCCCTGGATCGTGAAGAGGATGGCGATGAGGAAGGCGGCGACGAGCACCGCGAGCGAGACCCAGAGCCCGAGGTTCGAGATGAGGCTCGACGCGCTCGCGAGCGAGCCGGAGACGGAGGCGGCGAGGTCGGACTGCGTCGACACCGTGGCATCCGGCAGCGCCTCCTCGATCTCGGCCTGCAGGGCGTCGATGCCGTCGGCGGACTCCGCCTGCACCGAGATGCTCGAGATCATGCCCTCCTCGCCCGAGATCGACTGGGCGAGGTCGAGCGGGATGTAGACGTTCGCGGCGGTCGCGGCGTCGGCGGAGGTCGACGAGACGGTGCCGACGACCTCGAACTCCGTACCCCCGACGTCGATCGTGTCGCCCACGGCGAGCTCTGCGCTCGTGGCGTAGCTGGCGTCGAGCACGGCGACCGGCTCGCCGGTGTCGGATGCCTCGAGCCCGCGCCCGTCGGCCAGCTCGACCGCCGAGAGGGGCCCGACGGCGGCCGAAGCCGGGTCGAGGCCGAGCACCGTGAAGCTGTCGACGTCGAAGGCGCTGCCGCCGGCGCCGTCGAAGCCGCCCTGCGGCGGTGCCGCGGGCTGCTCGCCGTCGGCGGGCATCTGCTCGGTGCCCTCCGCCGTCTGCGCGAAATCGGGCAGCTCGCCGTCGAACGTCGTGTTCGTGAGCGAGAGGGTGGCGGATGCCGTGGCGACGCCGTCGAGCGCCTCGACCGACGCCAGAGCGGCCTCGTCGAAGGTGCTCGAGCCGAACCCGGCCGAGAGCCGCGACTGGCTGATCTCGGTCGAGCCGTCTGCCGTGGTGCCCGCGTCGGCATCGAACTCGAACCGCGGGCCGCCGGCCTCGCCCTCCGCGGGCGGGGTCGGCGTCTGCGACACCGTGAGGTCGGTGCCGACGCCGTAGACGGATTCGAGCACGGAGGCCTGGGCGTCGCGCACGCCGGTGGAGACCGAGTTCACGATCATGACGAGCGCGATCGCGAGCGCCATGCCGATCGCGATGATCGCGGTCTGCCTGCGGCGCCCGGCGAGTTCGCGCCGGAGGTAGGTGAAGAACATGTCGATCCTTCGGGGTAGGGGAGGCGTTCGGAGCGAGCGCCGATCGAGACGGTAGGGGCGGGGTCTGTGGGAGGCCGATGGCCGGCCTGTGCGTGGCCGATGCGTCCGTCGTCGTCGGCCACGCAGCATCCGCTCACGCAGGTCATAGGAAACGCATAGCTCGGCGCGGATACTGGAGTCATGAGCACGAACGCCGCATCGACCCCGCACCGCGCCCCCGCCATCACCAAGCCCGACGGCTCGATGGTGCGCGTGCTCGTGGTCGACGACGAGCACTCGCTCACCGAGTTGCTCAAGATGGCGCTGAAGTACGAGGGATGGGACGTGCGCACCGCGGGCGACGGGCAGACCGCCGTGAAGGTCGCCCGGGAGTTCCGGCCCGACGCGATCGTGCTCGACATCATGCTGCCCGACATCGACGGCCTCGAGGTGCTGCAGCGCGTGCGGGCCGACGGCACCGAGACGCCCGTGCTCTTCCTCACCGCGAAGGACTCGCTCGACGACCGCATCGCGGGCCTCACCGCCGGCGGCGACGACTACGTCACGAAGCCGTTCAGCCTCGAAGAGGTCGTCGCACGCCTGCGCGGACTCATCCGGCGCTCGACCCTCACCCTCGCCCAGGCGAAGGACCCGGTGCTCGTCGTCGGCGACCTGACCCTCGACGAGGACTCGTACGAGGTCTTCCGCGACGGCACGCCGATCGAGCTGACCGCCACCGAGTTCGAG
The sequence above is a segment of the Agromyces hippuratus genome. Coding sequences within it:
- a CDS encoding response regulator transcription factor, yielding MSTNAASTPHRAPAITKPDGSMVRVLVVDDEHSLTELLKMALKYEGWDVRTAGDGQTAVKVAREFRPDAIVLDIMLPDIDGLEVLQRVRADGTETPVLFLTAKDSLDDRIAGLTAGGDDYVTKPFSLEEVVARLRGLIRRSTLTLAQAKDPVLVVGDLTLDEDSYEVFRDGTPIELTATEFELLRFLMRNPRRVLSKAQILDRVWSYDFGGKESVVELYISYLRKKIDAGREPMIHTVRGAGYMLKAAG
- a CDS encoding ABC transporter permease; this translates as MFFTYLRRELAGRRRQTAIIAIGMALAIALVMIVNSVSTGVRDAQASVLESVYGVGTDLTVSQTPTPPAEGEAGGPRFEFDADAGTTADGSTEISQSRLSAGFGSSTFDEAALASVEALDGVATASATLSLTNTTFDGELPDFAQTAEGTEQMPADGEQPAAPPQGGFDGAGGSAFDVDSFTVLGLDPASAAVGPLSAVELADGRGLEASDTGEPVAVLDASYATSAELAVGDTIDVGGTEFEVVGTVSSTSADAATAANVYIPLDLAQSISGEEGMISSISVQAESADGIDALQAEIEEALPDATVSTQSDLAASVSGSLASASSLISNLGLWVSLAVLVAAFLIAILFTIQGVTRRTREFGTLKAIGWSNGRIVGQVTGESLVQGLIGGGAGLMLGLAGIWAVNLIAPTIGGGSGSEVVAGGPGGREMVMQAGGPGGGFGGAMPSAASSAEVVLQAPVTVGVIAIAIGLSIAGGLVAGAFGGWRAAKLRPAEALRSVA
- a CDS encoding ABC transporter ATP-binding protein — encoded protein: MYTLEHVSKTYAQSKRRITALRDVSLTIPRGQLVAIQGPTGGGKSTLLQMLGALDRPSTGRVALGEAELSHLPDRKLAGIRANEIGFVFQGFNLIPTLTALENVETALEPLGVPADERRRRATEALASVGLGDRGGHVPSELSGGQQQRVAIARALVKEPDVLLADEPTGNLDEQTRDDIMDLLEGLWRDRGLTLIVVTHDSAVAKRAERRLHIRDGAVTER